The genome window ATATTGTGTTTCATGTGTGATTGTGTGTTTGGGGCTGTTATGTTTGTCTATGTTTCTCTCCTCTTGTTATCCCCTGTAATTCTTGTGTGGCCTCTTGGCTATGACTTTtatgtttttgcttcttctatTAATATAAAAAATACGCAATTCTCTTGcgtattcgagaaaaaaaaaatcCAAAGTTGTAGTTACCAAAAATAGCAGAGGCAACAACTGTACTCTGGCACAGCTGCATctcagaatgatcagcttcatcTATGTCAAACCCAGTATTAAGACCAGGTACCTTCCCTCTTACAAATCTAGAAACAAACAGTAGGTTAGCTACAGCAAAAGAGATACTGATAATTGTAGACGACCATTACATGATCTCGAGATAAATCATATGAAATGTATAGGCATACCCACAATGTACAGTCATCGAGTCTTTTATGTCATAAGACTTATCTCGTTCCTCCAGGGATGGAAAACCTCCAAACAAAGAACCGCTCTTGGACTCTTTGGGAATCAAAATCTCTTCAAGAACATAATTTAAGCTTTGAAGGACTGGTGACAATGATGGTTTAGCTGGTCTCAGTGCCAGTGCTTGCTCAACTGGCAAATAACAAACTGGACAAGCTATACAAGCTTAAAATACATTAGTTTAGATTCAGAACTAAAGTAGCACTGAATTGGAGTAGTCAGGAATGTAGACTTACGTCGTGGTCCAGTGCGTTTTCTATCAACTGGTCTGCCTGACGATGTCCAAACAGGGTTCACAAAGCTCCG of Zea mays cultivar B73 chromosome 8, Zm-B73-REFERENCE-NAM-5.0, whole genome shotgun sequence contains these proteins:
- the LOC103635855 gene encoding uncharacterized protein — its product is MSLGGTSGPRVCARICKLAGRRQRMLLRLLVSVAVAFCFLFSSLVSKDEDASPGVETMLVFSDHVRSFVNPVWTSSGRPVDRKRTGPRPCPVCYLPVEQALALRPAKPSLSPVLQSLNYVLEEILIPKESKSGSLFGGFPSLEERDKSYDIKDSMTVHCGFVRGKVPGLNTGFDIDEADHSEMQLCQSTVVASAIFGNYNFGFFFSRIRKRIAYFLY